A region from the Polaribacter sp. Hel1_33_78 genome encodes:
- a CDS encoding RteC domain-containing protein yields MELVNIFSSLFNIEVSNYYKIYSDIKNRSTERTKFLKKLAEDFQTKLEYDDGI; encoded by the coding sequence ATTGAATTAGTAAATATTTTTTCATCACTCTTTAATATTGAGGTTTCCAATTACTACAAAATATATTCAGATATTAAAAATAGAAGCACAGAAAGAACCAAGTTTCTCAAAAAATTAGCAGAAGATTTTCAAACAAAATTAGAGTATGATGATGGTATCTAA
- a CDS encoding helix-turn-helix domain-containing protein, with translation MPTSIITTEDLREFKEELLEDIKAMINHQSGFAPKKWLKSPEVRDLLSISPGTLQNLRINGTLPYTKVGGVIYYDYEEILKVMEENRVHNKF, from the coding sequence ATGCCAACATCAATTATTACTACAGAAGATTTAAGAGAATTCAAAGAAGAATTATTAGAGGACATCAAAGCAATGATAAATCATCAATCTGGCTTTGCTCCTAAAAAATGGCTCAAATCTCCAGAAGTTAGAGATTTATTAAGTATTTCTCCAGGAACTTTACAAAATTTAAGAATCAATGGTACACTACCTTATACTAAAGTTGGTGGTGTTATTTATTACGATTATGAAGAAATTTTAAAAGTAATGGAAGAAAACCGTGTTCATAATAAATTTTGA
- a CDS encoding ATPase, with translation MNIKTPHIIQEGSVQFQLGSQKGNQIIYDFPKMLIYLEAKGKLLFGKNFKIYSEDESVLYKLCLYFIRDFEACKKLKIDPNKGILLSGPVGCGKTSLMQLLPFIVPHQNQHSLIPARNITFSFNKSGFKIIEDYGNNGFYCFDDLGVETTGRHFGKDCNVMGEILLSRYDLYLKRKIRTHTTTNLNAQELESRYGIRVRSRMREFFNLIAFDKESSDKRK, from the coding sequence ATGAATATTAAAACACCTCACATAATTCAAGAAGGAAGCGTCCAATTTCAATTAGGCTCACAAAAGGGAAATCAAATAATATATGATTTTCCAAAAATGTTAATCTATTTAGAAGCAAAAGGAAAATTATTGTTTGGTAAGAATTTCAAAATATATTCAGAAGATGAATCTGTTTTATATAAATTATGTCTTTATTTTATTCGTGATTTTGAAGCTTGCAAAAAATTAAAAATAGATCCTAACAAAGGTATTTTATTGTCAGGTCCAGTAGGTTGTGGTAAAACAAGTCTAATGCAGTTATTACCGTTTATTGTACCTCATCAAAATCAACATAGTCTAATACCAGCAAGAAATATCACTTTCAGTTTTAATAAAAGCGGTTTTAAAATTATTGAAGATTATGGCAATAATGGTTTTTACTGTTTTGATGATTTAGGTGTAGAAACCACAGGAAGACATTTTGGTAAAGATTGCAATGTAATGGGTGAAATACTATTATCTCGCTATGATTTATACTTAAAACGTAAAATTAGAACACATACAACTACAAACTTAAATGCACAAGAATTAGAGAGTAGATATGGGATTCGAGTACGTTCAAGAATGCGTGAATTCTTTAATTTAATTGCTTTTGATAAAGAAAGTTCAGATAAACGAAAATAG